One genomic window of Bartonella sp. JB63 includes the following:
- a CDS encoding amino acid ABC transporter permease: MIEFINSYSPFNFSEFDFSFFTFDIFCSYILSGLLFSVFLTIVTTVFGLIFGILLAMMRLSSVKLISTLAIIYITAMRSIPLVMVILWFFVLLPFITGTSIGANKSALITFTAFEAAYFAEIMRAGILSISQGQKQAGQALGMTYWQNMRIVILPQAFRNMLPVFLTQIIILFQDTTLVYAISGNSLLNGFDIVSNNFGVKQEAYILAAIFYFVICFTLSQIVLLLHKKISIIR; encoded by the coding sequence ATAATAGAATTTATAAACTCCTATTCTCCTTTTAATTTTTCAGAATTTGATTTTTCGTTTTTTACTTTTGATATATTCTGTTCTTATATTTTATCAGGTTTGCTTTTTAGCGTTTTTCTAACGATTGTTACAACGGTATTTGGTCTCATCTTCGGCATATTATTAGCAATGATGCGTCTTTCTTCTGTTAAACTGATTTCTACACTTGCTATAATTTACATTACTGCCATGCGATCAATACCGCTTGTAATGGTTATTTTATGGTTTTTTGTGCTTCTGCCTTTCATAACAGGTACATCAATCGGTGCTAATAAATCAGCATTAATTACTTTTACTGCATTTGAAGCTGCTTATTTTGCCGAAATTATGCGCGCTGGTATACTTTCAATCTCGCAAGGACAAAAACAGGCAGGTCAAGCTCTTGGAATGACTTATTGGCAAAATATGCGCATTGTGATTCTTCCCCAAGCTTTTAGAAATATGCTACCGGTCTTTTTAACACAAATTATTATCCTGTTTCAGGATACAACACTTGTTTATGCAATCAGTGGCAATAGCCTTTTAAATGGCTTTGATATTGTTTCCAACAATTTCGGTGTAAAGCAAGAAGCTTATATTTTAGCTGCAATTTTCTATTTTGTTATCTGCTTTACATTATCGCAGATAGTTTTACTTCTGCACAAGAAAATATCCATTATTCGCTAA
- a CDS encoding amino acid ABC transporter ATP-binding protein: MSTHMIEMKNVSNWYGEVNILKNCTTNINKGEVVVVCGPSGSGKSTLIKTINALVPFQKGEIWIDGIPVHSKQTNLSKLRSHVGMVFQHFELFPHLSVMENLTIAQIKVLKRSKKEALEHGLLYLERVGLIEHKDKYPGQLSGGQQQRVAIARSLTMDPLVMLFDEPTSALDPEMVGEVLDVMIGLAEEGMTMICVTHEMSFAQKVSKRVIFMDKGMILEDCSSEEFFSDPQARTPRAQEFLSKILNH; encoded by the coding sequence ATGTCTACTCATATGATCGAAATGAAAAATGTTTCTAATTGGTATGGCGAAGTTAACATTCTTAAAAACTGTACAACCAATATCAATAAAGGAGAAGTGGTTGTAGTTTGTGGACCTTCAGGATCAGGTAAATCAACCCTCATAAAAACTATTAACGCTCTAGTACCATTTCAAAAAGGTGAAATTTGGATTGATGGTATACCAGTTCATTCAAAACAAACCAATTTATCCAAATTGCGTAGCCATGTAGGAATGGTATTTCAACATTTCGAGCTTTTTCCACATTTATCCGTCATGGAAAATTTAACTATTGCACAAATTAAAGTTTTAAAACGTAGTAAAAAAGAAGCGCTTGAGCATGGCTTATTATATCTTGAACGCGTTGGACTCATAGAACACAAAGATAAATATCCTGGTCAGCTTTCCGGAGGACAACAGCAGCGTGTTGCTATTGCACGTTCTTTAACTATGGATCCACTTGTTATGCTCTTTGATGAACCAACTTCTGCTTTAGATCCAGAAATGGTGGGTGAAGTGTTAGACGTCATGATAGGCTTAGCAGAAGAAGGTATGACAATGATTTGTGTTACTCATGAAATGAGCTTCGCTCAAAAAGTATCAAAGCGTGTAATCTTTATGGATAAAGGAATGATTCTCGAAGACTGTTCGTCTGAAGAATTTTTCTCTGATCCACAAGCTAGAACGCCAAGAGCCCAAGAATTTTTATCAAAAATACTTAACCATTAA